From the Candidatus Bathyarchaeota archaeon genome, one window contains:
- a CDS encoding PQQ-binding-like beta-propeller repeat protein, translating into MSYESYWSPPIIISGVLYYNTPNPPMYGFHAVDLRTGEEIWYQNSTGSMQIAGGFLNQQYPQLSFGQLLNYNSPNQHGVLPYLWSTYTENGQTLWAMFDAFTGNWICTLEGVPSGGAMFGASNQYIDSAGSILLYNVDMQTNTIAVWNSTACILDSFPSNSPLANNGYWMWRPTLGGTIDASSGLTTNVSLTSSSPLPPMASNVGIDSESQVMVFASGMGMLGMATYPTPASYTTFGISIKPQTLGQVMWVQENPWPEGNLTLSVDAVGEGYFAVFAKETCQWYCYSTTTGEKLWGPSASETDLHMYGVTAQFYNGKLYSGDSIGEGGTVYCYNAQTGNLDWSTKTESMGNTGYWPNTPVSVGVAADGKLYCYGSEHSPGPSLEPGFKMRCLTADGGDELWKISFWANGGMGGSFALADGYLVGLNAYDNQIYCFGKGQTKTTVDAPDTAVPLGGSVVISGTVTDLSPGAEGMPAISDDDMTAWMEYVYMQKPLSGSVNGVPVHLTAVDSSGSSHEIGTAQSDSNGFYSIMWQPPTEDKYTIIANFDGSKSYFGSCAEAAVGVCSTSATPAISASPTTAPPPSDNASTMTIYIAIAAIAIIIIVAVAAVILRRR; encoded by the coding sequence TTGTCCTATGAAAGCTACTGGTCGCCCCCAATAATCATCAGCGGCGTACTCTACTACAACACTCCAAACCCGCCCATGTACGGCTTCCACGCAGTTGACCTACGCACGGGCGAGGAAATCTGGTACCAGAACAGCACTGGCTCAATGCAAATCGCAGGCGGCTTCCTAAACCAGCAATACCCACAACTATCATTTGGGCAACTGCTTAACTACAACTCGCCAAACCAGCACGGCGTCCTACCCTACCTGTGGTCAACCTACACTGAAAATGGCCAAACCCTGTGGGCAATGTTTGACGCTTTCACTGGCAACTGGATATGCACCCTTGAAGGTGTACCCTCAGGCGGCGCAATGTTTGGCGCTTCAAACCAGTACATCGACTCCGCAGGGAGCATACTCCTATACAACGTTGACATGCAAACAAACACCATTGCAGTCTGGAACTCCACTGCGTGCATCTTGGATTCGTTCCCCTCTAACTCGCCCTTAGCCAACAACGGCTACTGGATGTGGCGACCCACCCTTGGCGGAACAATAGATGCCTCCTCTGGCTTGACAACCAATGTCTCTTTGACCAGTTCTTCGCCTTTGCCTCCTATGGCTTCTAACGTCGGCATTGACTCTGAATCTCAAGTGATGGTTTTCGCCAGCGGCATGGGCATGCTTGGTATGGCAACTTACCCCACACCTGCATCGTATACTACGTTTGGCATAAGCATCAAGCCTCAAACCCTTGGGCAAGTCATGTGGGTACAAGAGAACCCTTGGCCTGAAGGCAACTTGACCCTAAGCGTGGACGCTGTCGGCGAAGGCTACTTCGCAGTATTTGCCAAAGAAACCTGCCAATGGTACTGCTACAGCACCACCACCGGCGAAAAACTCTGGGGACCATCCGCCTCTGAAACCGACCTGCACATGTACGGCGTAACCGCCCAGTTCTACAACGGCAAACTGTACTCTGGAGACAGCATCGGAGAAGGCGGAACAGTCTACTGCTACAACGCACAAACAGGCAACCTCGACTGGAGCACCAAAACAGAATCCATGGGCAACACAGGCTACTGGCCAAACACCCCTGTATCTGTTGGTGTAGCTGCAGACGGCAAACTCTACTGCTACGGCTCTGAACACTCCCCCGGACCCTCACTAGAACCAGGATTCAAAATGCGTTGCCTAACAGCAGATGGCGGTGATGAACTCTGGAAGATATCCTTCTGGGCTAACGGCGGCATGGGCGGAAGCTTTGCTCTTGCTGACGGCTACCTAGTCGGGCTAAACGCGTACGACAACCAAATCTACTGCTTTGGCAAAGGACAAACAAAAACAACCGTTGACGCACCTGACACTGCAGTTCCCCTTGGCGGCTCCGTAGTCATAAGCGGCACCGTAACCGACCTGTCCCCCGGAGCTGAAGGCATGCCTGCCATATCCGACGACGACATGACCGCGTGGATGGAATACGTCTACATGCAAAAACCGCTCTCAGGATCAGTAAACGGTGTCCCCGTGCACTTAACAGCTGTTGACTCAAGCGGCAGCTCCCACGAAATCGGCACCGCCCAAAGCGACTCCAACGGCTTCTACAGCATCATGTGGCAGCCACCCACAGAAGACAAATACACAATCATCGCAAACTTTGACGGCTCCAAATCATACTTTGGCTCATGCGCTGAAGCCGCAGTAGGCGTATGCTCAACCTCAGCCACACCCGCAATCTCCGCATCCCCCACAACCGCCCCACCACCAAGCGACAACGCCTCCACAATGACCATCTACATAGCCATAGCAGCCATAGCAATCATCATCATAGTCGCAGTAGCCGCAGTCATCCTACGACGCAGATAA
- a CDS encoding NADH-quinone oxidoreductase subunit N: MVGIFEVALPIATLLIFALLTIPIFKLIRRTSKVTALTLVWFAIVFVATSATVANLATQYYALPLEQSIVNITLSNTQDPQIAAVSSAFMVDAISLYLVIIFVAVTAVILLYSIFHVNPKESPSERYFAIMLMLTAALIGAVCAGDLLTLFIFWEAAAAGSSFLMLYRKNRTSLNSTLKYIVMIVIASAFIVFGLSLVYGITGTLNFWAVREALTVLADKSLLILAFIFIAAGYAIEAAIVPFHFWLPDAYAAAPSSSSAFLSAIIDQGSYYVLIRVLIYILTPDLGILNWTFMLGIMAAFTMIVGNMFALIQNNVKVLIGNICVADVGYNLVAITSVTALGITGNLYFFLIGGITTAVSFMAVGIINRYGFRTLEDFSGLGRKMPLTALALTIAALSFAGVPPLGGFIAKFLVFTAAIQADMTWLAIIGVLMSVVQTAYLLRLINYMYAKKPKDETRIKEPKRLLIPVFILIGAIIVLGLYPQIVLDFIQPVTEQLRLLIPTFV; the protein is encoded by the coding sequence ATGGTTGGCATCTTCGAGGTAGCGTTACCCATAGCTACGTTGCTTATTTTTGCACTTTTGACAATCCCAATTTTCAAGCTTATCCGTAGAACCAGCAAAGTTACTGCTTTGACTCTTGTCTGGTTTGCTATAGTTTTTGTGGCAACCTCTGCAACAGTTGCAAACCTCGCTACGCAGTATTACGCCCTGCCCCTTGAGCAGTCCATAGTCAACATAACTTTGTCAAACACGCAAGACCCGCAAATAGCCGCAGTATCAAGCGCCTTCATGGTAGACGCAATATCCCTCTACCTCGTAATCATCTTCGTAGCCGTAACCGCCGTAATTTTGCTCTACAGCATATTCCACGTCAACCCCAAAGAAAGCCCCTCAGAACGATACTTCGCCATCATGCTCATGCTAACCGCAGCCCTAATCGGCGCCGTATGCGCAGGCGACCTCCTCACACTGTTCATATTCTGGGAAGCCGCCGCGGCAGGCTCAAGCTTCTTGATGCTGTACCGCAAAAACCGTACGTCGCTTAACTCCACCCTCAAATATATCGTCATGATTGTTATCGCGTCTGCATTCATCGTTTTTGGTTTATCCCTTGTTTATGGCATCACGGGAACTTTGAATTTCTGGGCTGTACGCGAAGCCCTAACCGTGTTGGCTGACAAGAGCCTTCTCATTTTAGCTTTCATATTCATAGCTGCAGGCTACGCCATAGAAGCCGCAATCGTACCGTTCCATTTCTGGCTACCTGACGCATATGCCGCAGCCCCATCCTCTTCTTCCGCTTTTCTCTCCGCCATAATCGACCAAGGCAGCTACTACGTGCTCATACGCGTCCTCATCTACATCTTAACCCCTGACCTTGGAATCCTCAACTGGACATTCATGCTCGGCATCATGGCAGCCTTCACCATGATCGTAGGCAACATGTTCGCGCTCATACAAAACAACGTCAAAGTCTTAATTGGAAACATCTGCGTCGCCGACGTCGGCTACAACCTAGTAGCCATCACCAGCGTAACCGCGCTAGGCATCACGGGCAACCTGTACTTCTTCCTAATCGGAGGCATAACCACCGCCGTCTCGTTCATGGCAGTAGGCATCATCAACCGTTACGGCTTTAGAACCCTAGAGGACTTCTCAGGGCTAGGCAGAAAAATGCCCCTCACCGCGTTGGCTTTAACCATAGCCGCGTTGTCCTTTGCGGGTGTTCCTCCGCTGGGCGGTTTTATTGCAAAGTTTCTCGTGTTCACTGCAGCTATACAAGCTGACATGACCTGGCTAGCCATCATCGGAGTCTTGATGAGCGTTGTCCAAACCGCCTACCTGCTACGCCTCATAAACTACATGTACGCCAAAAAACCCAAAGACGAAACACGCATAAAAGAACCCAAACGCCTACTCATCCCAGTCTTCATACTAATCGGAGCAATCATCGTACTGGGACTCTACCCACAAATAGTACTCGACTTCATCCAACCAGTAACCGAGCAACTCCGATTGCTCATCCCCACATTTGTCTAA
- a CDS encoding NADH-quinone oxidoreductase subunit M encodes MHNLPYSLLAVFLLPTLGAPLVYLAGKKSPKIAALLVALISLINIGLVLTTVPTIMDHSTYTEQYGWIPVLNADFTLFADGISASIAIISLLLVFVSAIFSIKYMEGKKNLPVYYALLSLLSVGLVGVFITSNLLLFYFCWELMLVPAYFIIGGWGYRESYRAAFKFFVFTHAGAVFVLLGIGAIYMVTGATDITTVQAALMNSPDIARWILLALTAGFAVKMAVVPVHMWLPDAHSEAPATMSALLSGVIISAGAYAILRLSLGTVFPAIAGTEFAVTFLHGLAVFGVITAFFGAFISLVETDIKRIIAFSSIAHMGYIMFGLSLYPANPLAGGMLALTPAIVGTVLHILTHGVSKGLLFLSAGSVMHQTEVRDIRDMGGLAWKMPFTGASSIIAALSIAGSPPFACFISEFLIFVGAFEVIQHNQFYLLPTVFMLIATVLSLAYSLRFIYRIFLSQSKTGNTDSETANTAHHKKIVDVPNYMKLAMLILIVFVVILGVYPTFFINLINTVGFI; translated from the coding sequence GTGCATAACTTGCCATATAGTCTGCTTGCGGTCTTTCTGCTCCCAACTTTAGGAGCGCCACTTGTTTATCTAGCTGGAAAGAAATCTCCCAAAATTGCAGCCCTCTTGGTTGCGCTTATATCACTTATCAACATTGGACTCGTATTAACAACAGTTCCAACCATAATGGATCACTCCACCTACACCGAACAATACGGTTGGATTCCCGTCCTAAACGCCGACTTCACACTGTTCGCAGACGGCATCAGCGCCTCGATTGCAATAATCAGCTTACTGCTGGTTTTTGTCTCGGCGATCTTTAGCATAAAATACATGGAAGGCAAGAAAAACCTCCCCGTCTACTACGCCCTCTTAAGCCTGCTCTCCGTAGGACTCGTAGGCGTCTTCATCACATCTAACCTGCTCTTGTTCTACTTCTGCTGGGAACTTATGCTCGTCCCCGCGTACTTTATAATCGGAGGCTGGGGCTACCGCGAATCCTACCGCGCCGCCTTCAAGTTCTTCGTGTTCACCCATGCAGGCGCCGTCTTCGTGCTGCTAGGCATTGGCGCGATTTACATGGTCACAGGCGCAACAGACATAACCACTGTCCAAGCCGCCCTCATGAATTCCCCCGATATCGCCCGCTGGATACTGCTTGCCCTAACCGCTGGGTTCGCAGTCAAAATGGCAGTTGTCCCCGTGCACATGTGGCTTCCCGACGCACACTCTGAAGCCCCCGCAACCATGTCCGCCCTTCTTAGCGGAGTAATCATCAGCGCAGGCGCATACGCCATACTACGTCTATCTTTGGGCACCGTTTTCCCCGCCATAGCAGGAACAGAATTTGCCGTCACCTTCCTTCACGGCTTGGCAGTTTTTGGCGTAATCACCGCGTTCTTTGGAGCCTTCATCTCTTTGGTGGAGACCGACATCAAGCGTATAATCGCGTTCTCAAGCATCGCCCACATGGGCTACATCATGTTTGGGCTCTCCTTGTACCCAGCTAACCCCCTCGCAGGCGGAATGCTAGCCTTAACCCCCGCGATTGTGGGAACCGTGCTTCACATACTCACTCACGGAGTAAGCAAAGGGCTTTTGTTCCTTTCCGCAGGCTCTGTTATGCACCAGACCGAAGTGCGTGACATCCGCGATATGGGCGGTTTAGCTTGGAAGATGCCCTTCACTGGTGCTTCCTCTATTATTGCTGCACTAAGCATCGCGGGCTCTCCGCCGTTCGCGTGTTTCATTAGTGAATTCCTCATATTCGTTGGTGCCTTCGAAGTTATCCAGCATAACCAGTTCTACCTGCTCCCAACCGTTTTCATGCTCATAGCCACCGTGCTCTCACTGGCGTATTCTCTGCGGTTTATCTACCGAATCTTCCTTAGCCAATCAAAAACGGGCAACACAGACAGCGAAACAGCAAACACCGCCCACCACAAAAAAATCGTTGACGTACCCAACTACATGAAACTAGCAATGCTGATTTTGATAGTTTTTGTGGTAATTCTCGGAGTATACCCCACATTCTTTATAAACCTGATTAACACGGTAGGGTTTATTTAA
- a CDS encoding NADH-quinone oxidoreductase subunit M: MLPILLSVLLLPTLAVPFIYLAGKKSAKSAAILLAVVSLATLALTLTTVPTMLDSPQHNYVESYDWIPVLNSDFTLYVDGISLSMVIITMVLMAAAALYSINYMKDKKNLPVYYTLLTLLFIGLVGVFITSNLLFFYFCWELMLVPAFFLIGGWGYKESYKASFKFFVFTHAGAVFVLLGIGAIYMVTGSIDLFQAEQLLLTANTEIVKWILLALTAGFAVKMAIFPVHLWLPDAYSEAPAPMSALLGGVLTSAGAYAVIRVSMETVFPAVAGTDFGTMFLHALALLGVISAFFGSFVALVETDIKRIIAYSSISHMGYILFGVSLFAPMTLETAMTGTVLHIVTHAFSKGLFFFTAGAVMQAVAVRNIKEMGGLGSKMPITGISSAIAALSLGGTPPFACFISEFLIFMGAFQMIQVDSFYIIPTALMLAAAVLSLAYGLRFISHVFLGTPKTPIENKKLENKRFMLFSMILVAAIVVIIGIFPSFFVDIINAATSTFL; encoded by the coding sequence ATGTTGCCAATTCTATTGTCTGTTCTTCTACTGCCAACTTTGGCTGTTCCGTTCATTTACTTAGCTGGAAAGAAATCTGCAAAGTCCGCGGCTATCTTGTTAGCTGTGGTTTCGCTGGCTACGCTGGCGTTGACTTTGACGACTGTTCCAACTATGCTCGATAGCCCTCAACATAACTATGTGGAGAGCTACGACTGGATTCCAGTTCTAAACTCTGACTTCACGTTGTACGTGGACGGCATCAGCTTATCCATGGTCATCATAACTATGGTGCTAATGGCAGCAGCAGCCCTCTACTCAATAAACTACATGAAAGACAAAAAGAACCTGCCAGTGTACTACACGCTGCTAACCCTGCTCTTCATAGGACTTGTGGGCGTCTTCATCACATCTAACCTGCTGTTCTTCTATTTCTGCTGGGAACTCATGCTTGTCCCTGCGTTCTTCCTTATCGGAGGCTGGGGCTACAAAGAATCCTACAAAGCCAGCTTCAAGTTCTTCGTGTTCACCCATGCAGGCGCCGTCTTCGTGCTGCTGGGCATTGGCGCGATTTACATGGTCACAGGCAGCATCGATCTCTTCCAAGCCGAACAACTCCTACTCACTGCAAACACTGAAATCGTCAAATGGATACTGCTCGCCCTAACGGCTGGCTTTGCAGTAAAAATGGCAATCTTCCCCGTACACCTCTGGCTCCCAGACGCATACTCCGAAGCCCCAGCACCCATGTCCGCACTCTTGGGTGGTGTCCTAACCAGCGCAGGAGCCTACGCAGTAATACGCGTATCCATGGAAACCGTCTTTCCCGCAGTCGCTGGAACAGACTTTGGAACAATGTTCCTACATGCCTTAGCCCTTCTAGGTGTAATTAGCGCGTTCTTTGGCTCTTTTGTCGCTTTGGTGGAAACTGACATTAAGCGCATTATTGCATACTCAAGCATCAGTCACATGGGCTACATACTCTTTGGAGTCTCCCTGTTCGCACCCATGACCCTAGAAACCGCCATGACCGGAACCGTGCTTCACATAGTTACACACGCTTTTAGCAAAGGTCTGTTCTTCTTCACCGCAGGTGCAGTTATGCAAGCAGTGGCAGTTCGCAACATCAAAGAAATGGGCGGCTTAGGCAGTAAAATGCCCATAACAGGCATCTCTTCAGCCATTGCAGCCCTAAGCCTTGGCGGAACCCCACCCTTCGCCTGCTTCATAAGCGAATTCCTCATATTCATGGGCGCCTTCCAAATGATCCAAGTCGACAGCTTCTACATAATCCCAACAGCCCTCATGCTAGCCGCCGCAGTCCTATCCTTAGCCTACGGCTTGCGCTTCATCTCACACGTGTTCCTTGGAACCCCCAAGACCCCCATCGAAAACAAGAAACTCGAAAACAAACGGTTCATGCTATTCTCCATGATACTCGTAGCCGCTATAGTCGTCATCATCGGAATCTTCCCCTCGTTCTTCGTTGACATCATAAACGCCGCCACCTCCACCTTCCTCTAA
- a CDS encoding NADH-quinone oxidoreductase subunit L, with product MQLTELSAWLVWILPLVSCLFVPLIAKIGSTARNLYVVAVSAVTAVLAFSLIPVASTGLESYVPWVTQNISAGVFIDPLGVLFACLVSFFGLIIAVYSIGYMKEEQNLTRYNFFLLLFIGSMIGLVVSDNFLQMFIFWEMVGLCSYSLISFWSHRPESVKAGNKVFLMTRIGDVLLLGAIGLLFTELGSFSFRYAIDNIAMIPTPTLTAIAFLILGGAVAKSAQLPLHTWLYSAMEAPTSVSALLHAATMVKAGIYLIARFILIAGPLVATLDLWLPTVAWIGVLTAFLGATLAIHTPDIKGVLAYSTVSQLGFMMAALGTVHSPESLGMFASLFHMMSHAFFEGLGFLLAGGIIHALGTRDMRLMGGLRKLMPVTFVLAVLMIITTSGLPPFAAFFSKGLVIESLMESGNILQLILIFSATAMTFAYSLRFIKLVFLGKESEHIQKLHVHEAPKVMLAPAIVLGALCIIWGFVMPYLGTFLASEAHTSFLGAFLNIETAIFAAILVPAGLLVYATYFKNYSIMTAIRSPNNPVSKLLAHGYFFDDFYEKGVVRGLNAFSSGVKFVEVKALEVFPQAVATSVIRFAGGVHKYLDAAADNVVTAAAGKTESSASKVKAIDSLADRLLDVVGHRTEDSAKKVTKRSSDSLQHYLAAALIGFIMLVILIIISIGV from the coding sequence ATGCAATTAACCGAACTTTCAGCATGGCTAGTATGGATACTCCCACTAGTTTCCTGTCTCTTTGTACCCTTAATCGCTAAAATCGGCAGCACCGCACGAAACCTCTACGTCGTAGCAGTAAGCGCGGTAACTGCTGTTTTGGCTTTCTCACTTATTCCAGTGGCTTCTACAGGACTCGAATCCTACGTGCCTTGGGTAACCCAAAACATATCCGCAGGTGTCTTCATTGACCCCTTAGGCGTCCTGTTCGCCTGCCTGGTAAGCTTCTTTGGACTAATAATCGCCGTGTACTCCATCGGCTACATGAAAGAAGAACAAAACCTCACCCGATACAACTTCTTCCTACTCCTGTTCATCGGCTCCATGATAGGCCTTGTTGTTTCCGACAACTTTTTGCAGATGTTCATATTCTGGGAAATGGTCGGACTCTGCAGCTACTCTCTAATTAGCTTCTGGAGCCACCGCCCCGAATCCGTCAAAGCAGGCAACAAAGTTTTCCTCATGACCCGCATCGGCGACGTCCTACTGCTGGGCGCCATCGGACTCTTATTCACCGAACTTGGCTCCTTTAGCTTCCGATACGCCATCGACAACATCGCCATGATTCCAACCCCCACCCTAACAGCCATAGCGTTTCTGATACTGGGCGGGGCTGTCGCAAAATCCGCGCAGCTCCCCTTGCACACTTGGCTCTACAGCGCCATGGAAGCCCCAACCTCTGTTAGCGCTTTACTGCACGCTGCCACCATGGTCAAAGCAGGTATCTACTTAATTGCCCGCTTCATCTTAATCGCAGGACCCTTGGTCGCAACCCTTGACCTCTGGTTGCCCACCGTAGCCTGGATAGGTGTCCTGACCGCGTTTTTGGGTGCAACCCTTGCGATTCACACGCCCGACATCAAAGGTGTTCTTGCCTACTCCACCGTGAGCCAGCTGGGTTTCATGATGGCTGCTTTGGGTACGGTGCATTCTCCTGAGTCTTTGGGCATGTTCGCCAGCTTGTTCCACATGATGAGCCACGCCTTCTTCGAGGGTCTGGGATTCCTTTTGGCAGGTGGCATAATCCACGCGCTGGGCACCCGCGATATGCGTTTGATGGGTGGACTGCGAAAGCTCATGCCTGTCACGTTTGTCTTGGCTGTATTGATGATTATAACCACCAGCGGCTTGCCCCCGTTCGCGGCGTTCTTTAGCAAAGGCTTGGTAATTGAAAGCCTCATGGAATCAGGTAATATTCTACAGTTGATTTTGATATTCTCCGCAACTGCCATGACGTTCGCGTACAGCCTAAGATTCATCAAGCTGGTGTTTCTGGGCAAAGAATCCGAACACATCCAAAAACTCCACGTTCACGAAGCACCCAAAGTCATGCTTGCCCCCGCCATAGTCCTCGGCGCCCTGTGTATCATCTGGGGCTTTGTTATGCCCTATCTAGGTACCTTCTTGGCTTCAGAAGCTCACACAAGCTTCCTTGGCGCCTTCCTAAACATCGAAACCGCCATATTCGCCGCCATACTTGTCCCCGCAGGCTTGCTCGTTTACGCGACGTACTTCAAGAACTACTCCATAATGACCGCCATACGCAGCCCAAACAACCCCGTCTCCAAACTGTTGGCGCACGGGTACTTCTTTGATGACTTCTACGAAAAAGGCGTCGTACGAGGCTTGAACGCTTTCTCTTCAGGCGTAAAGTTTGTCGAGGTCAAGGCGTTGGAGGTTTTCCCGCAAGCCGTCGCTACAAGCGTTATCCGCTTTGCTGGAGGAGTCCACAAATACTTGGATGCCGCCGCTGACAACGTGGTAACTGCCGCTGCTGGAAAAACCGAAAGCTCAGCCTCCAAAGTAAAAGCCATAGATTCCCTTGCTGACCGCCTGCTTGACGTAGTCGGACACCGCACTGAGGATTCTGCCAAAAAAGTGACGAAACGGTCTTCCGACAGTTTACAGCATTACCTTGCAGCTGCCCTTATCGGCTTCATAATGCTCGTCATATTAATCATAATAAGCATAGGAGTGTAA
- a CDS encoding NADH-quinone oxidoreductase subunit K: MDFVILSMIMLAIGIYGLLTKRHLLKVFMSIELIATGATLNFVMLASSMSKDIGQAFLILAFSTDTAVSAVILALLVVVSKKYGTSDISKIVPPETEPETEEKQ, encoded by the coding sequence ATGGACTTTGTCATTTTATCTATGATAATGCTTGCTATTGGCATTTACGGTTTGTTAACTAAACGTCACCTGCTCAAAGTTTTCATGTCTATTGAGCTAATCGCAACTGGCGCCACTCTCAACTTCGTAATGCTTGCCTCCTCCATGAGCAAAGACATCGGGCAAGCGTTCCTGATACTGGCGTTCTCCACCGACACAGCCGTCAGCGCCGTCATCTTGGCACTACTGGTTGTCGTCTCCAAAAAGTATGGAACAAGCGACATAAGCAAAATCGTTCCCCCAGAAACTGAACCAGAAACCGAGGAGAAACAATAA
- a CDS encoding NADH-quinone oxidoreductase subunit J: protein MIPGVLEVVSIGLVISACLAIFLDEAIYAVAALAGTFLLTSLLYALTGAPYVAIFQFAVGIGTIAILFLSGEMLSEKPVAKTSSTKALTVAVTGFVLSLPAILFSLSSPNSVAYDVSFGEALWDLRGVDVVLQGLVVLTLAVGMVIVLYTRKHKNSGSDEQ, encoded by the coding sequence ATGATACCTGGAGTACTTGAAGTAGTAAGTATAGGCTTAGTTATCTCTGCATGTCTAGCCATATTTTTAGACGAAGCAATCTACGCAGTAGCAGCCCTAGCAGGAACATTCCTACTCACCTCGCTACTGTACGCCCTAACAGGCGCACCCTACGTCGCCATATTCCAGTTCGCCGTAGGCATCGGAACCATCGCCATCCTGTTCCTATCTGGCGAGATGCTCAGCGAAAAACCCGTAGCAAAAACCTCCAGTACTAAAGCCCTCACGGTAGCGGTCACAGGCTTTGTCTTGTCCTTGCCTGCCATACTGTTCTCTCTATCCTCTCCCAACTCGGTCGCCTACGATGTTTCCTTTGGCGAAGCCCTTTGGGACCTAAGAGGCGTGGACGTGGTCTTGCAAGGATTGGTCGTGTTAACGTTGGCTGTAGGCATGGTCATAGTGCTTTACACTCGTAAACACAAAAACTCAGGGAGCGACGAACAATAA
- a CDS encoding NADH-quinone oxidoreductase subunit I, which produces MVKLRISPMFRRVLSHIFAKPATGKYPFVKCTPAEGFRGKQVFDIDLCVSCGLCSRDCPAKAIEMVEMNGKKRPVFYLDRCIFCYQCADSCPRNAIKPTDIFELATTDKGSLVIKPQIPQKSEDEGATA; this is translated from the coding sequence ATGGTAAAACTTCGAATATCACCAATGTTCCGACGGGTCCTCTCGCACATCTTTGCTAAACCCGCTACGGGCAAATACCCCTTCGTTAAATGCACCCCCGCAGAGGGCTTTAGAGGCAAACAGGTCTTTGATATTGACTTGTGTGTAAGCTGTGGTCTGTGCAGCAGAGATTGCCCCGCAAAAGCCATTGAAATGGTGGAGATGAACGGCAAAAAACGCCCAGTGTTCTACCTTGACCGCTGCATCTTCTGCTACCAATGCGCCGACAGTTGCCCCAGAAACGCCATCAAACCCACAGACATATTCGAATTAGCAACAACAGACAAAGGGTCACTGGTTATCAAACCCCAAATACCACAAAAAAGTGAAGATGAAGGTGCAACAGCATGA
- a CDS encoding NADH-quinone oxidoreductase subunit H: protein MIDILLLLFRVLVFPGFTFILSFTLFCDWVERKIEARMQNRMGPSFTGPSGILQPLADFIKMLTKEDITPGDSKRQIYRFVPVIAVSVLVFALSFLPIDGATVIPNVSFGGDLIFVMTLVSVANFMLFLAGWSSSNPYSSLGGARVLTQFLGYDLPLVLLALAPAFLAGSLTITTIVANQWLPFAILAPWAFILFIITMQAELEKDPFDVPHAESEVVAGHETEYSGGRLAFLKLARDVQVVFGAALITVLFLGGAAGPVPFGFLPELWGTLWFSLKVVAIIILSEYLTVLFARLRIDQVVNINWKFVLPLSVLSLMLTIGLVYWIYPMV, encoded by the coding sequence ATGATTGACATCCTATTGCTCCTCTTCCGAGTGCTTGTCTTTCCAGGCTTCACTTTCATACTATCATTTACCCTGTTTTGCGACTGGGTAGAACGCAAAATAGAGGCCCGCATGCAAAACCGCATGGGTCCAAGCTTTACTGGTCCAAGCGGCATACTGCAGCCCTTAGCAGACTTTATCAAAATGCTCACCAAAGAAGACATCACCCCCGGTGATTCAAAACGTCAAATCTACCGTTTTGTCCCCGTAATAGCGGTGTCTGTCCTGGTTTTCGCGTTATCCTTTTTGCCCATTGATGGCGCAACAGTTATCCCCAACGTAAGTTTTGGCGGCGACTTGATTTTCGTTATGACGCTGGTTTCTGTTGCAAACTTTATGCTGTTCTTGGCTGGATGGTCAAGCAGCAACCCCTACAGCTCCCTTGGAGGCGCAAGAGTCCTAACCCAGTTCCTAGGCTACGACCTCCCCTTAGTGTTGCTCGCGTTGGCACCTGCATTCTTAGCTGGAAGCCTCACCATAACCACCATAGTAGCCAACCAATGGCTACCCTTCGCCATCTTAGCGCCCTGGGCGTTCATACTGTTCATAATCACTATGCAAGCCGAACTTGAAAAAGACCCCTTCGATGTTCCCCACGCAGAAAGCGAAGTTGTAGCGGGTCACGAAACCGAATACAGCGGTGGCAGACTGGCTTTCCTAAAGCTTGCCCGCGACGTACAAGTCGTGTTCGGAGCAGCTCTAATTACCGTGCTGTTCTTGGGCGGCGCTGCAGGTCCTGTACCGTTTGGTTTTCTGCCTGAACTCTGGGGAACTTTGTGGTTCTCACTCAAAGTAGTTGCCATAATCATACTCTCCGAATACTTGACGGTGCTGTTTGCACGGTTGCGCATTGACCAGGTGGTTAACATCAACTGGAAGTTTGTGTTGCCTCTATCAGTTCTGTCTTTGATGCTGACAATCGGCTTAGTATACTGGATTTACCCAATGGTCTGA